The sequence AGTGTGCAAACCAAAAGCAGTGAAacacaggggcgtaggcaggatttccaaaaggggggttctgccctaagtatagaatttcgtaggtgtgcacatgtaaacacgtgtaaacatgtgtattcttataaattcatttgcaatagcgagtagaggtacttgaattcctctgcctgaagacctgtagctacccatttcagtggatttgtgtaagttaattcagttctagttaaccagtatcacgatttaaaaaacttaactctgaaaagggggttcgtccgaaccctttgaacccctcctggctacgcccctgaaacAATATCATAACATGATGTACATACGGTTACTAGTCCAAACAGGAAAACAGGTGTTTTAAGCTATTGCAGCGAAGTTTCAACAGGTTTATAGCTGACAAGTacaacactgtaaattcaaatgggtacaaatgacccaaatttttgggttgttttacctgcaattcaaacgACTAATTTTTTGGTAAtaatgacccaaggatgtacTTGGTTATTTTAACTTTGTTAGATATAatcatatctaatccaaaacagctaagctgtaaaaaaagtgtgcggccctcagaaaggctatggtgaaaaaagatgtgaaatccaaggtggcggccaagaaatggctgtgatggtaggttaatggtaaaaattttaataatgacaattcaggtaaattttgtgaagcagcacaaaaattcacctgaattgtcgttattaaaatgtttaccattaacctaccatcacagccatttcttggccgccaccttggatttcacatcttttttcaccatagcctttctgagggccgcacactttttgaCAGCTtaactgttttggattatatttcatttctttttgtatttgtataccccaaagccagcctatggccagctttgggactttttaaacctatgttttttttctttactacaggaagaagaatagatgaagtagatgtacgtactttaaatattttatcagtagatgtacaattatatatataatacatatgtgaccggatttgcgaaaaggggccttccacacatccaatttgccaactttgacaattgataacttcagattggaaagagctattgccttgaaatttgggcagtggtgatttctttgcagctgaactctctacatgatggtttctttgtagctgaactctctacaaggtagctgatctctttacagggagatttgtttgtagctgaactctctacaaggtaacttcttctagctgatctctctacagggtgatttgttcatagctgaattctgtacaggtgatttgtttgcagctgagctctttacaaaatggtttttttgtagctgaactctctacaaagtaacttcttctaactgatctttctacagggtgatttgtttgtagctgaactatctacaaggtaatttcttctagctgatctctctacagggtgatttgtttgtagctgaattctgtacaggtgatttgtttgcagctgagctctttacagaatggtttctttgtagctgaactctctacaaggtaacttttctagctgatgtctccacagggcgatttgtttgtagctgaactctctacatggtggtttctttgtagctgaattctacaaggtgattttgtctagctgaactatccctttccatagttgcatgaactccctacaaggtaacttcttctagctgatctctctacagggtgacttatgtgtagctgatctctatacaggtttcttgtttctagctgatctcttcaattctcttcagggtgactgctctattaggatgactgctctattagagtatctcgatctcgcacttgctgcaccaagttggatttcgtgttataactccgtggctttaagtctgattcttctacaccattgatgagcctttctaagatgattattccatctgtacaacgattttcaaagcattaccctaagcggtttatctggtaggcgtggcaagtagtcgtttttttattagctaatctcgattgcgtaattgttacacactgttggttttttcgttgtatcttcctgtgttttagctcgatttctttcaaaccacaaaaggtttgaggttcaatagttaacctattcacccaccgattttcagcttcttcccatacgaggtttaccctgtaggtgtgacaacatattggtgttatttttcgtgaataatcgctcataactctttgcctgtttatcgtattccagccacagttggtaccgagatgcgcctttataccccccttctatgtgccaaatttcaaggcagtcggataacgcgttcgcgttttatagcagtttttgtaagtgtgcgacaagaaaaagaaaaataagaagaaaaaaaaacgaagaaactgagccaatttttgaagtcgcatatctcgggaaagcgcgaagcgatttcgctcaaatttggaatgtggagtgctgcagttggagggaatgtccacagcaaaaatcgtcttgtttcatcaaggaagcacagagctacggaggtgcgaaaattgcgttttctttcttcctgtcaatatactcacgggtgttacgcgccggtttcttgggccgcacgacacactaccgtgtgtcttgattatccaGATGCCCTTAagtctcttcaacctctagccaagtgtttgaaataaccttgccatcatggttattttaaccatctgtggtaaaattaactcacgtcacaaaatatttgtttatttacacCAATTAACAAGTCGTTCATCACTAGTAAtaacatctaatccaaaacagccaagctgtaaaaaaagtgtgcggccctcagaaaggctatggtgaaaaaagatgtgaaatccaaggtggcggccaagaaatgactgtgatggtaggttaatggtaaaaattttaataacggcaattcaggtgaatttttgtgccgcttcacaaaatttacctgaattgtcattattaaaatttttaccattaacctaccatcacagtcatttcttggccgccaccttggatttcacatcttttttcaccatagcctttctgagggccgcacactttttttacagcttggctgttttggattagatttcatttctttttgtatttgtataccccaaagccagcctatggccagctttgggactttttaaacctatgttttttttctttactacaggaagaagaatagatgaagtagatgtacgtactttaaatattttatcagtagatgtacaattatatatataatacatatgtgaccggatttgcgaaaaggggccttccacacatccaatttgccaactttgacaattgataacttcagattggaaagagctattgccttgaaatttgggcagtggtgatttctttgcagctgaactctctacatgatggtttctttgtagctgaactctctacaaggtagctgatctctttacagggagatttgtttgtagctgaactctctacaaggtaacttcttctagctgatctctctacagggtgatttgttcatagctgaattctgtacaggtgatttgtttgcagctgagctctttacaaaatggtttttttgtagctgaactctctacaaagtaacttcttctaactgatctttctacagggtgatttgtttgtagctgaactatctacaaggtaatttcttctagctgatctctctacagggtgatttgtttgtagctgaattctgtacaggtgatttgtttgcagctgagctctttacagaatggtttctttgtagctgaactctctacaaggtaacttttctagctgatgtctctacaaggtggctagtttgtagctgaactctctacatggtggtttctttgtaactgaactttctacaaggtgacttcttctagctgatctttcaatagggtgatttgtttgtagcttcactctctacaaggtaacttcttctagctgatctctctacagggagatttgtttatagctgaactctctacaggtgatttgtttgaagctgaactttctaaatgatggtttctttgtagctgaactctctacaaggtaatttcttctagctgatctctctaccggatgatttgttcgtagctgaattctgtataggtgatttgtttgcagctgagttctttacagaatggtttctttgtagctgaactctgtaaagtgttaataataataataaaaaggtaacttcttataactgatctttctacagggcaatttgtttctggcagaattttctacagggtgatttctttgcagctgaactttctacatggtggtttctttgtagctgaactctctacaaggtaatttcttctagctgatctctctacagggagatctgtttgtagctgaacaatctacaaggtaacttcttctaactgatctttctacagggcaatttgcttgtggcagaattttatacagggtgatttctttgcagctgaactctctacatggtggtttctttgtagctgaactctctacaaagtaatttcttctagctgatctctctacagggtgatttgtttgtagctgaattctgtacaggtgatttgtttgcagctgagctctttacagaatggtttctttgtagctgaactctctacaagttaacttcttctagctgatctctctacagggtgatttgtttgtagctgaattctgtacaggtgatttgtttgcagctgagcttttacagaatggtttctttgtagctgaactcgctacaaggtaacttcttctaactgatctttctacagggcaatttgttcgtggcagaattttatacatggtgatttctttgcagctgaactctctacatggtggtttctttatagctgaactctctacaaggtaacttcttctagctgatctctctacagggtgatttgtttgtagctgaacgatctacaaggtaacttcttctagctgatctctctacagggtgatttgtttgtagctgaattctgtacaggtgatttgtttgcagctgagctcttttcaaaatggtttctttgtagctgaactctctacaaggtaacttcttctagctgatgtctctacaaggtgactatatagtttgtagctgaactctctacatggtggtttctttgtaactgaactttctacaaggtgacttcttctagctgatctttctacagggtgatttgtttgtagctgaactctctacaaggtagcttcttctagctgatctctctacagggagatttgtttgtagctgaactctctacaggtgatttgtttgaagctgaactctctaaatgatggtttctttgtagctgaactctctacaagtaaacttcttctagctgatctctctacagggtgatttgcttgtagctgaactatctacaagataacttcttctagctgatctctctacatggtgatttgtttgtagctgaattctgtataggtgatttgtttgcagctgagctctttaaataatggtttctttgtagctgaactctctcaaggtaacttcttctagctgatgtctttacagggtcactagtttgtagctgaattctctacatagtggtttctttgtaactgaactctctacaaggtaactttttctagctcatctttctacagggtgatttatttgtagctgaattctgtacaggtgatttgtttgcagctgagctctttaaagaatggtttctttgtagctgaactctctacaaggtaacttcttctagctgatgtctctacaaagtcactaatttgtagctgagctctctacatggtggtttctttgtaactgaactctctacaaggtgacctcttctagctgatctttctacagggtgatttgtttgaagctgaactctctacaaggtaacttcttctagctgatctctctatacagggagatttgtttgtagctgaactctctacatgatggtttctttgtagctgaactctctacaaggtaacttcttctagctaatctctctacagggagaattgtttgtagctgaactctctacatgatggtttctttgtagctgaactctctgcaaggtaacttcttctattgatctctccacagggcgatttgtttgtagctgaactctctacatggtggtttctttgtagctgaattctacaaggtgattttgtctagctgaactatccctttccatagttgcatgaactccctacaaggtaacttcttctagctgatctctctacagggtgacttatgtgtagctgatctctatacaggtttcttgtttctagctgatctcttcaattctcttcagggtgactgctctattaggatgactgctctattagagtatctcgatctcgcacttgctgcaccaagttggatttcgtgttataactccgtggctttaagtctaattcttctacaccattgatgagcctttctaagatgattattccatctgtacaacgattttcaaagcattaccccaagcggtttatctggtaggcgtggcaagtagtcgttttttttattagctaatctcgattgcgtaattgttacacactgttggttttgtcgttgtatcttcctgttttttagctcgatttctttcaaaccacaaaaggtttgaggttcaatagttaaccatagatattattcacccaccgattttcagcttcttcccatacgcggtttaccctgtaggcgtgacaacatattggtgttatttttcgtgaataatcgctcataactctttgcctgtttatcgtattccagccaaatttggtaccgagatgcgcctttatacctcccttctgtgtgccaaatttcaaggcaatcggatatttatagcagtttttgtaagtgtgcgacaagaaaaagaaaaataagaagaaaaaaacgaagaaactgagccaatttttgaagtcgcatatctcgggaacgcgcgaagcgatttcgctcaaatttggaatatggagtgctgcagttggagggaatgtccacagcaaaaatcgtcttgtttcatcaaggaagcacagagctacggaggtgcgaaaattgcgttttctttcttcctgtcagtatgctcacgggtgttacgcgccggcttcttgggccgcacgacacactaccgtgtgtcttgatacattaatctatctatgacacatattcacaataattgttacgtactgcatcttaatactttaaacatacctaatcttatagagttttcaaattgtatataaaacctatgttctccatgttcatttttgattgtgggatgtaacacaaatgttataatggccattgtactgtaaatttaaccattGAACTGGTTATCTAATCTGTGCCATAGTAGACTTGAccatacacactgaaattacccAAATATGTCatttcaacatcctaagtgaacagttatattgacctaccctagttattttgactgatttagtCCAAAAGCCTACCCTAGTTATAACCACttttagatggtcattttaacaaaaaagtttgtagtttaaatttacccatggaggttgAATTGATCCATTTAAATTTACTGTGATGTAGGCTGGTGTACAAACCTTAAAAGTTGGCTTGAGATAAAGCTTGAGGCCACATTAAATATTACCGCCTTTGTAAGGCTATTCTCCAGCAATACAATAACAGAAATTATCTGATGGTGGAACATTATTTTGAGCTGTGAAAATGGTAGAAACACAGCTGTCTTACACACATTGATAAAATTATGACTGGCTACTCTGGTAGCTCCTGGAGTCTTCTTTTATTACTAAGTAAAAGCTGGCATTCAAGAAGTTCACAGCTTAGCATTCGCTAGGTATTGAAGCCAATTATATAAACAAGGTTGGCCTTTGCCCTACCCTTAAAATGTCTGACCTAGTGTTCAGATGATGGTTTTGTACTGCAACTGGTGGAAAGGTACCTGCACACAGCATCACAGCAAGACCAGGAACTATGCATGTCCACAATCTATAGCCTCCTGATCTTACTAGACCAGTCAAATTAATTAATTGGAGGTCCACCTCTTGCCTAGGAATCAAAATCAACATGGAGTGACTGCTATCATCTATAGCTCATCCTTCAATTTCAAAAAAAAGGGGTAAAAAAGGGAAGTAGAGAGTTTTACTTCGCAGCACATAGTCAGGAAGATTTTTATGGAAGGTAGAACAGTATATTTATCACTGCTGTGGGATTGGGCATGTTTAAGTGTAACTTGTAGTCGTAGATGTGTACAAGTTGCTTGTAAATGTGACTTATGTAAACACAGCTTTTCAATGCCCAGCTTCACTGCAGCTTCACTGGACATCCCACAAAAGTCACCTGTCCATTGCAGTGAAAAAGCTTATTTTACTGATTATGGCAGGGTTAGGGTCTGGGAAGGTGACACGATTGGTACATGGTTGCAGCAAAAAATGTTCTCACTATCATTCTGCTCTGACTCACAAAGGGTAGAATTACTTTTACACAGGTAAATTTATGTTTTCATTTATAGGTGTCAACAAGAGATATGCgatggctgtgtgtgtgtgtttgtgtgtgtgtgtgtgtgcgtgcgtgcgtgcgtgcgtgcgtgcgtgtgtgtgtaggatTAATGCATATGGGATGTGAATACATTACGTTGCATTTACGTTAGTTTTGATATTAGACCACAGTCCAATTGCTTTGGTGGGTGAATGGACTGGGGTCATGGTATATTTTAGTGGCATGTAATTGCTAGTCTTCTGGAAGACTAGCTTGTATGGGTAAGTTGGCATACCACCAAATATACCAGCCAGAGCCTTATCATAGATGTTGGGGTACACATTTACCATGACCCAATCTTGGAGGGTCtcgtgatctcacgtgacaaaataaggGTCAGGCCTCAAGGCTACAGCCCATTCTCCCAATCTCGACATCTTATTGTGCATGGTCATTGGTACACACTGGTATATTCTACAGAGGCACACCTGGGAACAAGTTAAAGTTCGAATagcaaagttgttctgacaccctgaaacttttcagggtgataatgaaacTCACCTGATTTAACTTTTCATCACGCCACGTCATATTGCGGGTTGTTAACAAATTCCTTTCTCTGTTGACAGTAAGCTATCCAGTGAAGTATCGTGATGAAAGttaaccaggtgtttcattatcaccgTGACCCTGAAAAAGCTCGGGGTGTCAGAACAATTTTGCTATTCGAACTATACCAGACCCTCTcgctagtctcgcgtagccagacacttttctttcttttgtatgGGGGCGGGGGttctttcccgcccccacacaaaagaaagtggtctggctacgcgacgCAGCTAGGCGCttactgtataattatcaatcgataagcgccgcgcgAGGggtgggtctggctacgcgagactagaaTGCGGTGTGTTTTAAAGATATGTTCGTCTCGGACGAGGCCTCGGATCTGTTTACATCTAACAGCATACTGTACTGCGTTAAGTGTTATAGTTTTCTACCAAGCTATCAGTGTTGAGAACAAGCTAGAAATAGTCGCAGCTGAAATACAACACAGAAAACATAGTATAAATGCGACTGTGAAAATCGTCGAGGCAAGTCCAAGAATAAGCAACGCCGAAAGTGGTCTACAGTCAAGTCCGTGGTCGAGTCGTAATGAAAGTAGTCCCGCAGGGTCAAAAAGTCTAGGTCCAAGTCTCAATGAAAGTGTAAGCGGGTCTGAGAGCCTACAGTTAAATGTCAATAGAACAAAACATGTACTTGAAATGCTGCGGGAAAAAGGTGTTGTGACCTTTGGAGGTAAAGAGTATGAAAACCGCTACAaactttttcaaaatttcacTGAATCTCAAATAGATGGCATTATTGCAGCATTTGGAATACCTAACTTAAATTCCTCAATTTTTAAAGAACAACTGTTGACTTGTACAGGTCTAACATTAGCAAAGGCAAAGAAGTCAGTAAAAGTAACCGATGAAGGAAATGTGGTTATGCCTAAACATTTTCAGAAATGTAAAAGTATGAGTTTTCAGAAGAATCGTAAAACTGTAGCATTATTCAGCTTCCCTGGATCAGGTAACTCATGGGTGCGACAACTACTAGAAACCACTACTGGAATTTATACTGGTACCTACAAGGATTGTGATAATACCTATATCTCCAATGGAATGATAGGAGAAGGAGTTTATACTGATAATGTTATTGCTGTTAAAATACATCGCCCTAACACTGATGATCTGAAGTGGTTGTATAGACATAGTATCATTTACGTTGTTAGAAATCCATTTGATGCAATCCTTGCTGAATGGAATAGGTGGCAGTCATCTTTTGAAGATCATGACACAGCACATCTTTCTACAACTACTGAGTTTGGTAAGTAGTGGAGTCTTAAGTAGTGTAATTTTATATGaaacactttgacacctcagatcaaaggaattccagaggatacattagTCATGTATgcctctttacagggtgacatCTAAATCTACACTgatgtacattgaaatgtattcCAGGAAAGTGGTTGAatgcacttctaaaagagcaagccactttcatcaacgcaagcatggccttgatctggatgaggtagtggtaccaccCTCCGTTTGCTTTATTCAAGCTTAgaccaaaatcgattgtgggaataaatttATGCTCACATGATGACTACCACAAATTAAAGTGTTGAAGCACTCAAATAAAGGCATTTCAGTAGTGCCCTTGCTGttctacaagttgaaaaatgttacttaaaggtgagaactagtcttacagtgaATTCACGGCACGTTTTTGAATGCGGATACACGAGttaaaccactctgtaaagaagcttacccctttaggtATT comes from Dysidea avara chromosome 4, odDysAvar1.4, whole genome shotgun sequence and encodes:
- the LOC136254154 gene encoding uncharacterized protein — protein: MRCVLKICSSRTRPRICLHLTAYCTALSVIVFYQAISVENKLEIVAAEIQHRKHSINATVKIVEASPRISNAESGLQSSPWSSRNESSPAGSKSLGPSLNESVSGSESLQLNVNRTKHVLEMLREKGVVTFGGKEYENRYKLFQNFTESQIDGIIAAFGIPNLNSSIFKEQLLTCTGLTLAKAKKSVKVTDEGNVVMPKHFQKCKSMSFQKNRKTVALFSFPGSGNSWVRQLLETTTGIYTGTYKDCDNTYISNGMIGEGVYTDNVIAVKIHRPNTDDLKWLYRHSIIYVVRNPFDAILAEWNRWQSSFEDHDTAHLSTTTEFDQRNSRGYISHVCLFTG